One part of the Vogesella sp. LIG4 genome encodes these proteins:
- a CDS encoding ABC transporter substrate-binding protein, with product MKKLALAMTLALLAGSVYAKDAGVIRFGLDPSYAPFESKAPDGKLVGFDIDIGNAICARLQVRCVWVENSWDGIIPGLKAKKFDAILSSMSVTEKRLQQIAFSDKIYHTPTRLVARKGAALGTPESLKGKRIGVEQGSTQETYARKYWEPNNVTVVTYQNQDLVYQDLQAGRLDAALQDSVQADLSFLKTARGRDYTFVGAALHDTDTLGVGAAIGLRKEDQALRQQLNKAIYDIHKDGTYLKIQKKYFDFDIYN from the coding sequence ATGAAGAAACTTGCATTGGCCATGACGCTGGCCCTGCTCGCCGGCAGTGTGTACGCCAAGGACGCCGGCGTTATCCGCTTCGGCCTCGACCCCAGCTATGCCCCGTTCGAATCCAAGGCACCGGACGGCAAGCTGGTCGGCTTCGATATCGATATCGGCAATGCCATCTGCGCCCGGCTGCAGGTGCGTTGCGTCTGGGTGGAAAACTCCTGGGACGGCATTATCCCGGGGCTGAAGGCCAAGAAATTCGACGCCATCCTGTCGTCGATGAGCGTGACCGAGAAGCGCCTGCAGCAGATTGCCTTCTCCGACAAGATCTACCACACCCCGACACGGCTGGTCGCCAGGAAGGGCGCCGCGCTGGGCACGCCGGAATCACTCAAGGGCAAGCGCATCGGGGTGGAACAGGGCTCGACGCAAGAGACTTACGCCCGCAAATACTGGGAGCCCAACAACGTGACGGTGGTGACGTACCAGAACCAGGACCTGGTCTACCAGGACCTGCAGGCCGGCCGGTTGGATGCCGCGCTGCAGGATTCGGTGCAGGCCGACCTGAGCTTCCTGAAAACCGCACGCGGCCGCGATTACACCTTTGTCGGCGCGGCACTGCATGACACCGACACCCTGGGCGTGGGCGCCGCCATCGGCCTGCGCAAGGAAGACCAGGCACTGCGCCAGCAGCTCAACAAGGCCATCTACGACATCCACAAGGACGGCACTTACCTGAAGATCCAGAAGAAATACTTCGATTTCGATATCTATAACTGA
- a CDS encoding M20 aminoacylase family protein codes for MDTSKRYCEVADLNSMADELRAIRHHIHQHPELAYEEQQTAALVAEKLQQWGYTVTTGVGRTGVVGSLTVGDGQRSIGIRADMDALPIHEQTGLPYASQHHGKMHACGHDGHTSMLLGAARYLAETRNFSGTVHLYFQPAEEHGIDSGAKCMIDDGLFERFPCDAVFGVHNHPGAPVGTFLFRKGPFLAAGDNIYITIHGTGGHAARPHLTVDPIVVSSSIVMALQTIVARNIDPAQPAVVTVGVQQAGAANNVIPHSARLELSVRSFSAEVRALLKQRITELVQQQAASYGATADIDYRMGYPVVINSDRETEFAIQVAQELVGAEQVVPHTAQLMGSEDFAYMLQARPGCFLRIGNGTGEDGCMVHNPEYDFNDRNLPIGAAYWARLVERFLAPAG; via the coding sequence ATGGACACCAGCAAGCGTTACTGCGAAGTCGCTGATCTGAACAGCATGGCGGATGAACTGCGCGCGATTCGCCACCACATCCACCAGCACCCGGAACTGGCCTATGAGGAACAGCAAACCGCGGCGCTGGTGGCAGAAAAACTGCAGCAATGGGGCTACACCGTGACTACCGGGGTTGGCCGCACCGGGGTAGTGGGCTCGCTGACGGTGGGTGATGGCCAGCGCAGCATCGGCATCCGCGCCGACATGGATGCGCTGCCCATCCACGAACAGACCGGCCTGCCCTATGCCAGCCAGCACCACGGCAAGATGCACGCCTGCGGCCACGACGGCCATACCAGCATGCTGCTGGGGGCCGCCAGATACCTGGCCGAAACGCGCAATTTTTCCGGCACCGTGCATCTTTACTTCCAGCCGGCGGAAGAGCACGGCATCGACAGCGGCGCCAAATGCATGATCGACGACGGCCTGTTCGAGCGCTTTCCCTGCGATGCCGTGTTTGGCGTGCACAACCACCCCGGCGCACCGGTGGGAACGTTCCTGTTCCGCAAGGGGCCGTTCCTCGCCGCCGGCGACAATATCTACATCACCATCCACGGCACCGGCGGCCATGCCGCGCGCCCGCACCTGACGGTGGACCCGATCGTGGTGTCCTCCAGCATCGTGATGGCGCTGCAGACCATCGTGGCGCGCAACATCGACCCGGCGCAGCCGGCGGTGGTGACGGTGGGCGTGCAGCAGGCCGGCGCCGCCAACAACGTGATTCCGCACAGCGCCCGGCTGGAATTGAGCGTGCGCTCGTTCAGCGCCGAAGTACGCGCCCTGCTCAAGCAGCGCATTACCGAGCTGGTGCAGCAGCAGGCGGCCAGCTATGGCGCCACGGCGGACATCGACTACCGCATGGGCTACCCGGTGGTGATCAACTCCGACCGCGAAACCGAATTCGCCATCCAGGTGGCGCAAGAGCTGGTGGGCGCCGAGCAGGTGGTGCCGCACACCGCGCAGCTGATGGGCAGCGAGGACTTCGCCTACATGCTGCAGGCCCGCCCCGGCTGCTTCCTGCGCATCGGCAACGGCACAGGCGAAGACGGCTGCATGGTGCACAACCCCGAATACGACTTCAACGACCGCAACCTGCCGATCGGCGCCGCTTATTGGGCTCGCCTGGTCGAGCGCTTCCTGGCGCCTGCCGGCTGA
- a CDS encoding LysR substrate-binding domain-containing protein produces MKLQQLQVFVAVAEEKSLRAAARRLDLTQPAVTRTVQELEHDLGVVLMTRSVQGIALTPYGAALKIRALQLLEDARRAREELQQLKGEMRGKVAVSATSTIALTILPLAIQHFQQAAPETELTFLEVRFPEASQKLRDGSIDFIVSHVLPDMLADDLVSLPLFSADFVVMAREGHPLAHARQLAELADAQWATTVPVGGFQHSVMETAFHNAGLPLPRRLIQCSAFAIALGLVSGTDTLVLFSSLLAKRLAGLGLCQIPLQQPLPALEMSIVMRRDILLTPAADFFVRCLRKAVAALAPEERRAR; encoded by the coding sequence ATGAAACTGCAGCAACTTCAGGTGTTTGTTGCCGTTGCCGAGGAAAAAAGCCTGCGCGCCGCAGCGCGGCGGCTGGATCTGACGCAGCCGGCGGTAACCCGTACCGTGCAGGAGCTGGAACACGATCTGGGTGTGGTGCTGATGACGCGCAGCGTGCAGGGCATAGCGCTTACGCCGTATGGCGCTGCGCTGAAAATCCGCGCGCTGCAATTGCTGGAAGATGCGCGCCGTGCGCGCGAAGAGCTGCAGCAGCTCAAGGGCGAGATGCGTGGCAAGGTTGCCGTCAGCGCGACCTCGACCATTGCGCTGACGATACTGCCGCTGGCGATTCAGCATTTTCAGCAGGCGGCGCCGGAGACCGAGCTCACCTTCCTGGAGGTGAGGTTCCCCGAAGCCAGCCAGAAGCTGCGCGACGGCAGCATTGACTTCATCGTGTCGCACGTGCTGCCCGACATGCTGGCTGATGATCTGGTCAGCCTGCCGCTGTTCAGCGCCGACTTCGTGGTGATGGCGCGCGAGGGGCACCCGCTGGCTCACGCCCGCCAGCTGGCCGAACTGGCGGACGCGCAATGGGCCACCACGGTGCCCGTCGGCGGCTTCCAGCACAGCGTAATGGAAACCGCCTTCCACAATGCGGGGCTGCCGCTGCCGCGGCGGCTGATCCAGTGCTCGGCGTTTGCCATTGCGCTGGGGCTGGTTTCCGGCACTGATACGCTGGTGCTGTTTTCCTCCCTGCTGGCCAAGCGCCTCGCCGGCCTCGGGCTGTGCCAGATTCCGCTGCAACAGCCGCTGCCGGCGCTGGAGATGAGCATCGTCATGCGCCGGGACATCCTGCTCACCCCGGCGGCCGATTTCTTCGTGCGCTGCCTGCGCAAGGCGGTGGCGGCACTGGCGCCGGAAGAGCGCCGCGCCCGCTAG
- a CDS encoding nicotinate phosphoribosyltransferase, with translation MAFNPILNTDSYKLSHWKQYPPGTDGMYSYVAARGGTASHVLFFGLQALLKDYFSQPLTAGDIDEAEALVALHGLPFNRAGFERILALHGGYWPVRIRAVAEGELVPTGIPMITIESTDPELFWVVSFLETALLRSWYPISVATRSFRAKEIIRRYLAQTADSLDGLPFKLHDFGARGVSSYESAQIGGMAHLVNFMGTDTLAAVAAARRYYHEPCAGFSIPAAEHSTITAWGRPHEGDAFANMLSQFAKPGAILAVVSDSYDVFHAVSELWGDRLRQQVIDSGATVVIRPDSGEPVQVVAEVIDRLAASFGTTLNSKGYRVLNHVRVIQGDGVNLASIEAILSRLAKLGYSADNVAFGMGAELLQKLDRDTHKMALKCSAIRIAGEWRDVFKDPVTDPGKRSLGGRVVAARNSRSSWGLNTLERVSEADLQMRVVWENGKLLLDEDFATIRARAAAHLEN, from the coding sequence ATGGCCTTCAATCCCATCCTCAATACCGACTCCTACAAGCTCAGCCACTGGAAGCAGTACCCGCCGGGTACCGATGGCATGTATTCCTACGTTGCCGCGCGCGGCGGCACCGCCTCGCACGTGCTGTTCTTCGGCCTGCAGGCGCTGCTGAAGGACTACTTCAGCCAGCCGCTGACGGCGGGGGACATCGACGAGGCGGAGGCGCTGGTGGCGCTGCACGGGCTGCCGTTCAACCGCGCCGGTTTCGAGCGCATTCTTGCGCTGCATGGCGGCTACTGGCCGGTGCGCATCCGCGCGGTGGCCGAGGGCGAGCTGGTGCCCACCGGCATTCCGATGATCACCATCGAATCCACCGACCCGGAGCTGTTCTGGGTGGTGTCCTTCCTGGAAACCGCGCTGCTGCGCAGCTGGTACCCGATCAGCGTGGCCACGCGCAGCTTCCGCGCCAAGGAAATCATCCGCCGCTACCTGGCGCAGACTGCCGACAGCCTGGACGGCCTGCCGTTCAAGCTGCACGACTTCGGCGCGCGCGGCGTGTCCAGCTACGAGAGCGCGCAGATCGGCGGCATGGCGCACCTGGTCAACTTCATGGGCACCGACACCCTGGCCGCGGTGGCGGCGGCGCGTCGCTACTACCATGAGCCGTGCGCCGGCTTTTCGATTCCGGCGGCGGAGCATTCCACCATCACCGCCTGGGGCCGCCCGCACGAGGGTGACGCCTTCGCCAATATGCTGTCGCAGTTCGCCAAACCCGGCGCCATCCTGGCAGTGGTCAGCGACAGCTACGACGTGTTCCACGCGGTAAGCGAGCTGTGGGGCGACCGCCTGCGCCAGCAGGTCATCGACAGCGGCGCCACCGTGGTGATCCGCCCCGATTCCGGCGAGCCGGTGCAGGTGGTGGCCGAGGTGATAGACAGGTTGGCCGCAAGCTTCGGCACCACGCTCAACAGCAAGGGCTACCGCGTGCTCAACCACGTGCGGGTGATCCAGGGCGACGGCGTGAACCTGGCCAGCATCGAAGCCATCCTGTCGCGGCTGGCCAAGCTGGGCTACAGCGCCGACAACGTCGCCTTCGGCATGGGCGCGGAACTGCTGCAGAAGCTGGACCGCGACACCCACAAGATGGCGCTGAAATGCTCGGCCATCCGCATTGCCGGTGAATGGCGCGATGTGTTCAAGGACCCGGTGACCGACCCCGGCAAGCGTTCGCTGGGCGGGCGCGTGGTGGCGGCGCGCAACAGCCGCAGCAGCTGGGGGCTGAACACGCTGGAGCGGGTCAGCGAGGCCGATCTGCAAATGCGCGTGGTGTGGGAGAACGGCAAGCTGCTGCTGGACGAAGACTTCGCCACCATCCGCGCCCGCGCCGCCGCCCACCTGGAGAACTGA
- a CDS encoding nuclear transport factor 2 family protein, which translates to MKTPEQVVAAQLDAYNRKDLDALLACYADDARMYVYPATLVAEGREALRERMSLRFAEPDLHAELRRRVVLGELVIDDEIVTRTFPEGRGSMAMTMIYRVADGHIIDASVIAGAPVLDES; encoded by the coding sequence ATGAAAACCCCGGAACAGGTGGTGGCAGCACAGCTGGACGCCTACAACCGCAAGGATCTTGACGCGCTGCTGGCCTGCTATGCCGACGATGCGCGCATGTACGTCTACCCGGCCACGCTGGTGGCCGAAGGCCGCGAGGCGCTGCGCGAGCGCATGAGTCTGCGCTTTGCCGAGCCGGATCTGCATGCCGAGCTGCGCCGGCGCGTGGTGCTGGGCGAGCTGGTGATCGACGACGAGATCGTGACCCGCACCTTTCCGGAAGGGCGCGGCAGCATGGCGATGACCATGATCTACCGCGTGGCCGACGGCCACATCATCGATGCCTCGGTGATTGCCGGCGCGCCGGTGCTGGACGAGAGCTGA
- a CDS encoding VC0807 family protein gives MKPDWRTLLPDLAVNLLLPWLVYDQTVAGWGERGALLWSAVPPTLWSLWELYRHRRLDAMSVLVLAGIVLSLLAMLGDGDSRWLLVRESLVTGAVGLVFVLSLLWRQPLVSRLALATAARQSPQQQQALQARLGLPAVRRVMRGMTALWGGGLLAECASRIWLAFHWPVARAVAIGPWISYGIMALLAAATWLWRRRLQQQSLQTA, from the coding sequence ATGAAGCCTGACTGGCGCACGCTGCTGCCTGACCTGGCCGTCAACCTGCTGCTGCCGTGGCTGGTCTACGACCAGACCGTGGCCGGCTGGGGCGAGCGCGGCGCGCTGCTGTGGTCGGCCGTGCCGCCCACGCTGTGGAGTTTGTGGGAGCTGTACCGCCACCGCCGGCTGGACGCAATGAGCGTACTGGTACTGGCCGGCATCGTGCTGTCGCTGCTGGCCATGCTCGGCGACGGCGACAGCCGCTGGCTGCTGGTGCGTGAATCGCTGGTAACCGGTGCGGTGGGGCTGGTCTTCGTATTGAGCCTGCTATGGCGCCAGCCACTGGTGAGCCGCCTGGCACTGGCCACGGCGGCACGGCAGTCGCCGCAGCAGCAGCAAGCGCTGCAGGCCCGGCTGGGGCTGCCGGCGGTACGGCGAGTGATGCGCGGCATGACCGCGTTGTGGGGCGGCGGCCTGCTGGCGGAGTGCGCCAGCCGCATCTGGCTGGCCTTTCACTGGCCGGTGGCGCGCGCGGTGGCCATCGGGCCGTGGATCAGCTACGGCATCATGGCGCTGCTGGCGGCGGCCACCTGGTTGTGGCGGCGCCGGCTGCAGCAGCAGTCGCTGCAAACTGCCTGA
- a CDS encoding cysteine hydrolase family protein, translated as MSNTALLVIDFQYGLIDMEPRATRGAETLATLNQLIDHARACGHRVVFIQHHAEDLPRGSEEWQLHPGLHRQPGDPVIEKTACDSFLDTSLRQYLDSEEIENLWVGGYASDFCVDTTVRRAASLGYAVTVVADAHTCKNRPHASGETLVAHLNWLWANMDVPGNPIRVLPLTALQDDDEA; from the coding sequence ATGAGCAACACCGCCCTGCTTGTCATCGATTTCCAGTACGGCCTTATCGACATGGAACCGCGCGCCACGCGCGGCGCCGAAACCCTGGCCACGCTCAACCAGCTGATCGACCATGCCCGCGCCTGCGGCCACCGCGTGGTATTCATCCAGCACCATGCCGAAGACCTGCCGCGCGGCAGCGAGGAATGGCAGCTGCACCCCGGCCTGCACCGCCAGCCGGGCGACCCGGTAATCGAAAAGACCGCCTGCGACAGCTTCCTCGACACCAGCCTGCGCCAGTACCTGGACAGCGAAGAGATCGAGAACCTGTGGGTGGGCGGCTACGCCAGCGATTTCTGCGTCGATACCACCGTGCGCCGCGCCGCCTCGCTGGGCTACGCGGTGACCGTGGTGGCCGATGCCCACACCTGCAAGAACCGCCCGCATGCCAGCGGCGAGACGCTGGTGGCGCACCTGAACTGGCTGTGGGCCAATATGGATGTGCCGGGCAACCCGATCCGCGTACTGCCGCTGACCGCGCTGCAAGACGACGATGAAGCCTGA
- a CDS encoding SRPBCC family protein yields MFQAIHQHLGGEFTLPLDIDTAYPLFTPAGETLWVPDWQPQYFHPADGHTVQGMVFSTGHGGETTLWTLADYQPAAYSYRYVRVTPGSRFVQVQVSCQPVDAANTRVQVSYTLTGLSEAGNAAIRDFAAGYHAMLAEWRSLILAWRDSASQAS; encoded by the coding sequence ATGTTCCAGGCAATACACCAACACCTCGGCGGCGAGTTCACCCTGCCGCTGGATATCGATACCGCCTACCCGCTGTTCACCCCGGCCGGCGAAACGCTGTGGGTGCCGGACTGGCAACCGCAGTACTTCCACCCGGCCGACGGCCACACCGTGCAGGGCATGGTTTTCAGTACCGGCCACGGTGGCGAGACCACGCTGTGGACGCTGGCGGATTATCAGCCCGCTGCCTACAGCTACCGCTATGTGCGGGTCACGCCCGGTTCGCGCTTCGTGCAGGTGCAGGTGAGCTGCCAGCCAGTGGATGCGGCCAACACCCGTGTCCAGGTCAGCTACACCCTCACCGGGCTCAGCGAGGCCGGCAACGCCGCCATCCGCGACTTTGCCGCCGGCTACCACGCCATGCTGGCCGAATGGCGCAGCCTGATCCTGGCCTGGCGCGATAGCGCAAGCCAGGCCAGCTAG
- a CDS encoding GyrI-like domain-containing protein, with product MQTPSLVTRPAFRVIGMQWQQSDGGTIAQLWTRFVPRIPEIQGVQSANSYGVCDAHPDGSWRYIAGLEVTADAAVPAGMVAIDIPAQHYAVVEHHGPVQGLPDTFRSAYTEWLPEAGLVAVPGIEFELVDARFLGPEHPDSVVELYIPVNMDATDDDA from the coding sequence ATGCAAACCCCTTCCCTGGTCACCCGCCCCGCCTTCCGCGTCATCGGCATGCAATGGCAGCAGAGCGACGGCGGCACCATCGCCCAGCTGTGGACCCGCTTCGTGCCGCGCATCCCGGAAATCCAGGGCGTGCAGTCGGCCAACAGCTACGGCGTGTGCGATGCGCACCCGGACGGCAGCTGGCGCTACATCGCCGGGCTGGAAGTGACTGCCGATGCAGCGGTGCCGGCCGGCATGGTGGCCATCGACATCCCGGCGCAGCACTACGCGGTGGTGGAACACCACGGCCCGGTGCAGGGTCTGCCGGACACCTTCCGCAGCGCCTACACCGAATGGCTGCCGGAAGCCGGCCTGGTGGCGGTGCCCGGCATCGAGTTCGAACTGGTGGACGCCCGCTTCCTGGGGCCGGAACACCCGGACAGCGTGGTCGAGCTGTACATCCCGGTGAATATGGACGCCACCGACGACGACGCCTGA
- a CDS encoding DUF3683 domain-containing protein: protein MSTTIQQRVREIPYNYTSYSDREIFIRLLGEPMWHLLEELRAERKTGRSARMLFEVLGDIWVVDRNPYLVDDLLDNPQRLSALVGAMRHRLNEVEKRRDGNDKVGRMIAAAQVAVDTFERQFGETRELRAAILKRLAKITRRDNILFDGLARVSHVTDATDWRVEYPFVVLCPDTEAEIAPLVKACIELELTIIPRGGGTGYTGGAVPLDRRSAVINTEKLDRHIGVEYIELPGLAGKHATIQCGAGVVTARVAEAAGAAGLVFAVDPTSAEASCIGGNVAMNAGGKKAVLWGTALDNLASWKMVDPNGNWLFVERLQHNYGKIHDVDVASFRVTRLQDDGKTVISSEQLDIPGRTFRKVGLGKDVTDKFLAGLPGVQKEGTDGIITSARFVLHRMPSHIRTVCLEFFGTVAEATPAIVEITDYFKPGGAGVAAGVQLAGLEHLDWRYVRAVGYATKAKSKGRPKMVLIADIVSDNENAVAEAASQVVRYANARHGEGFIAVTPDARKKFWLDRSRTAAIARHTNAFKINEDVVIPLDRLGDYSDGIERINIELSVANKIKLLDRLTDYFHGRLPVDSEETLSADELIGDRRETALELIAKVRQRWQWLLDNLDLPLGSYTGRWPQAPLEDAAANHESSVFLAMRDFKLRVSWKQELLAELESLFAGKADAPVMDAIRAIQQKVLRGRAFVALHMHAGDGNVHTNLPVNSDDYEMLQTAHRAVERIMALARQLNGVISGEHGIGITKLEFLSDDEIQPFRDYKARVDPNGHFNKGKLLPGADLSMAYTPSFELLGAESLILEQSDIGQISDSVKDCLRCGKCKPVCSTHVPRANLLYSPRNKILGVGLLTEAFLYEEQTRRGVSLKHFEELSDVADHCTVCHRCVKPCPVKIDFGDVSVAMRNFLRKTGNKKFNPGTALGMAFLTAKDPATIKTIRGGLVGLAYKAQRLGNSIGKKLGVTGAQTAQPPSTLGKPPIKAQVIHFINKPMPGGLPKKTARALLDVEDASVIPVIRNPQLSEEAEAVFYFPGCGSERLFSQVGLATQAMLWHVGTQTVLPPGYLCCGYPQTSAGYQDKGDAITTENRVLFHRMANTLNYLDIKTVVVSCGTCYDQLANYRFEEIFPGCRIIDIHEYLMEKGLKLEGIGGQKYMYHDPCHTPIKAYQPMKVVNELLGGGVIQNDRCCGESGTFAASRPDIATQVRFRKEEEINRDLAKLGETDKPVKILTSCPSCLQGLSRYSDDTNTEADYIVVEMAKHILGDNWMKDYVEKARNGGIERVLL, encoded by the coding sequence ATGAGCACCACCATCCAGCAGCGGGTACGGGAAATTCCGTACAACTACACCTCGTATTCAGACCGGGAAATCTTCATCCGGTTACTGGGCGAGCCGATGTGGCATTTACTGGAAGAACTACGGGCAGAGCGGAAAACAGGCCGCTCTGCCCGTATGCTTTTCGAAGTGCTTGGCGATATCTGGGTGGTGGATCGCAACCCCTACCTGGTGGACGACCTGCTGGACAACCCGCAGCGTCTGAGCGCGCTGGTGGGTGCCATGCGCCACCGCCTGAACGAAGTGGAAAAGCGCCGCGACGGCAATGACAAGGTTGGCCGCATGATCGCCGCCGCCCAGGTGGCGGTGGATACCTTCGAGCGCCAGTTCGGCGAAACCCGCGAGCTGCGCGCCGCCATCCTCAAGCGCCTGGCCAAAATCACCCGCCGCGACAACATCCTGTTCGATGGCCTGGCGCGCGTATCGCACGTTACCGATGCCACCGACTGGCGCGTGGAATACCCGTTCGTGGTGCTGTGCCCGGATACCGAGGCCGAGATCGCCCCGCTGGTGAAGGCCTGTATCGAGCTGGAACTCACCATCATCCCGCGTGGCGGCGGCACCGGCTACACCGGCGGCGCCGTGCCGCTGGATCGCCGCAGCGCGGTGATCAACACCGAAAAACTCGACCGCCACATCGGCGTGGAATACATCGAGCTGCCGGGCCTTGCCGGCAAGCACGCCACCATCCAGTGCGGCGCCGGCGTGGTAACCGCGCGCGTGGCCGAAGCCGCCGGCGCGGCCGGCCTGGTGTTCGCGGTGGACCCGACCTCTGCCGAGGCCTCCTGTATCGGCGGCAACGTCGCCATGAACGCCGGCGGCAAGAAAGCCGTGCTGTGGGGCACCGCGCTGGACAACCTGGCCAGCTGGAAAATGGTGGACCCGAACGGCAACTGGCTGTTCGTGGAACGCCTGCAGCACAACTACGGCAAGATCCACGACGTGGACGTGGCCAGCTTCCGCGTCACCCGCCTGCAGGACGACGGCAAGACCGTGATCTCCAGCGAGCAGCTGGACATTCCGGGCCGCACCTTCCGCAAAGTGGGCCTGGGCAAGGACGTTACCGACAAATTCCTGGCCGGCCTGCCCGGCGTGCAGAAGGAAGGCACCGACGGCATCATCACCAGCGCGCGCTTCGTGCTGCACCGCATGCCGAGCCACATCCGCACCGTGTGCCTGGAATTCTTCGGCACAGTGGCCGAGGCCACACCGGCCATCGTCGAGATCACCGACTACTTCAAGCCGGGTGGCGCCGGTGTGGCCGCCGGCGTGCAGCTGGCCGGCCTGGAACACCTGGACTGGCGCTACGTGCGCGCCGTGGGCTACGCCACCAAGGCCAAGTCCAAGGGCCGCCCGAAGATGGTGCTGATCGCCGACATCGTGTCGGACAACGAGAACGCCGTAGCCGAGGCCGCGAGCCAGGTGGTGCGCTACGCCAACGCCCGCCACGGCGAAGGCTTCATCGCCGTCACCCCGGACGCACGCAAGAAATTCTGGCTGGACCGCTCGCGCACCGCCGCCATCGCCCGCCACACCAACGCCTTCAAGATCAACGAGGACGTGGTGATTCCGCTGGATCGCCTGGGCGACTACAGCGACGGCATCGAGCGCATCAACATCGAGCTGTCGGTTGCCAACAAGATCAAGCTGCTGGACCGCCTCACCGACTACTTCCACGGCCGCCTGCCGGTGGACAGCGAGGAAACCCTGTCCGCCGACGAGCTGATCGGCGACCGCCGCGAAACCGCGCTGGAGCTGATCGCCAAGGTGCGCCAGCGCTGGCAGTGGCTGCTGGACAACCTGGACCTGCCGCTGGGCAGCTACACCGGACGTTGGCCGCAGGCGCCACTGGAAGATGCTGCGGCCAACCATGAGAGCAGCGTGTTCCTTGCCATGCGCGACTTCAAGCTGCGCGTGAGCTGGAAGCAGGAACTGCTGGCCGAGCTGGAAAGCCTGTTCGCCGGCAAGGCCGACGCCCCGGTGATGGACGCCATCCGCGCCATCCAGCAGAAAGTGCTGCGCGGCCGCGCCTTCGTGGCGCTGCACATGCACGCCGGCGACGGCAACGTGCACACCAACCTGCCGGTGAACTCCGACGACTACGAGATGCTGCAGACCGCGCACCGCGCGGTGGAGCGCATCATGGCGCTGGCGCGCCAGCTCAACGGCGTGATCTCCGGCGAGCACGGCATCGGCATCACCAAACTGGAATTCCTGTCGGATGACGAAATCCAGCCGTTCCGCGACTACAAGGCGCGCGTCGACCCCAACGGCCACTTCAACAAGGGCAAGCTGCTGCCAGGCGCCGACCTGTCCATGGCCTACACCCCGTCGTTCGAACTGCTGGGCGCCGAATCGCTGATCCTGGAGCAGTCCGACATCGGCCAGATTTCCGACTCGGTGAAAGACTGCCTGCGCTGCGGCAAGTGCAAGCCGGTGTGCTCCACCCACGTGCCGCGCGCCAACCTGCTGTACAGCCCGCGCAACAAGATCCTGGGCGTGGGCCTGCTCACCGAAGCCTTCCTGTACGAAGAGCAGACCCGCCGCGGCGTGAGCCTGAAGCACTTCGAGGAGTTGTCCGACGTGGCCGACCACTGCACGGTGTGCCACCGCTGCGTGAAGCCGTGCCCGGTGAAGATCGACTTCGGCGATGTGTCGGTGGCGATGCGCAACTTCCTGCGCAAGACCGGCAACAAGAAGTTCAACCCCGGCACCGCGCTGGGCATGGCCTTCCTCACCGCCAAAGACCCGGCCACCATCAAGACCATCCGCGGCGGCCTGGTGGGCCTGGCCTACAAGGCGCAGCGCCTGGGCAACAGCATAGGCAAGAAGCTGGGCGTCACCGGCGCGCAAACCGCGCAGCCGCCGTCCACCCTCGGCAAGCCGCCGATCAAGGCGCAGGTGATCCACTTCATCAACAAGCCGATGCCGGGCGGGCTGCCGAAGAAAACCGCGCGCGCACTGCTGGACGTGGAAGACGCCAGCGTGATCCCGGTGATCCGCAACCCGCAACTGAGCGAGGAAGCCGAGGCGGTGTTCTACTTCCCCGGCTGCGGCTCGGAGCGCCTGTTCAGCCAGGTCGGCCTCGCCACCCAGGCCATGCTGTGGCATGTGGGCACCCAGACCGTGCTGCCGCCGGGCTACCTGTGCTGCGGCTACCCGCAGACCAGCGCCGGCTACCAGGACAAGGGCGACGCCATCACCACCGAGAACCGCGTGCTGTTCCACCGCATGGCCAACACGCTGAACTACCTCGACATCAAGACCGTGGTGGTGAGCTGTGGCACCTGTTACGACCAGCTGGCCAACTACCGCTTCGAGGAAATCTTCCCCGGCTGCCGCATCATCGACATCCATGAATACCTGATGGAGAAGGGCCTGAAGCTGGAAGGCATCGGCGGTCAGAAGTACATGTACCACGACCCCTGCCACACCCCGATCAAGGCCTACCAGCCGATGAAAGTGGTGAACGAGCTCTTGGGCGGCGGCGTGATCCAGAACGACCGCTGCTGCGGCGAGTCCGGCACCTTTGCCGCCAGCCGCCCGGACATCGCCACCCAGGTGCGCTTCCGCAAGGAAGAGGAGATCAACCGAGATCTGGCCAAGCTTGGCGAAACCGACAAGCCGGTGAAGATCCTCACCTCCTGCCCGTCCTGCCTGCAGGGTTTGAGCCGCTACAGCGACGACACCAACACCGAGGCCGACTACATCGTGGTGGAAATGGCCAAGCACATCCTGGGCGACAACTGGATGAAGGACTACGTGGAGAAGGCGCGCAACGGCGGCATCGAACGCGTGCTGCTGTAA